From Ndongobacter massiliensis:
AGGCGACAAGCGGTGTCCAGGAGTCCGGAAAAATCAAGGGCATTCTCCGCCCGCAAAAAAGAACGGTACCGATCGAGCAGGGAAAGTGCCCCCTGCACGCGCACATCGGCGGCATTCGTCAGATCGTAGAATCCTTCGCGCATACGATCGAACAGCCTTTGGATCCGCTGCCAATCGGATTTTTTCCAAGGTTCTTTTTGCTCTGCCAAATTGGCAAAAAAAAGGCGAAATGCCGGATCGGCGCACAATTCCTGCCGATGCTCTTCCAGTAAGCGCCACGGCTCCGTTTCGTCCAATACGCGGAAACCCGGCGTAAGGCCCGCCTTTTCCGGTCGATAGGAGACAATGTCCATAGCAAGGGCATGAAAATTCCCAATGTGAAGCAGGGCGCCCTCTTCAGCGCGATCCTGCTTGGCCAATGCTCCGGTAACGCGGCTGCGCAGTTCTGCCGCCGCCTTCCTAGTAAATGTCGTAACGGTAATTTCTTCCGGACGCGCTACTTGCTGCTCCAAAAGGTAAATGGTGCGCGAAACTAAGGTTTTCGTCTTCCCGGTTCCGGGTCCGGCAATGAGAAGGACCGGCCCTTCGGTGGTCGTCACAGCACGGTGCTGTGCCGCATTCAGCTGCCCTTCCATTTTCTGCGCCATAGGCCACCTTCCTTCCTGATTTTCGACAAATTCAGTGTACCACACTCAACCCGGTGGACGTGTTCGTTTGCTGGTGATATCATAAATAAAATCGAAGAAAAAAGAGAGGGAAAAATGACGCGAAAGAGTTGGAATGATTATTTTATGCAACTGGCACGAACCGTTGCGGAACGCGGTACCTGCGACCGCGCCTATGTCGGCTGTGTACTTGTCAACGAAGATCATCGTATCATTTCGACGGGATATAACGGCTCTATTGCCGGCAATCCGCACTGCGATGAAGTGGGGCATACCATGCGCGACGGGCACTGCATCGCAACCATTCACGCCGAAATGAATGCGCTTTTATACTGCGCGCGACGCGGCATCGCCGTGAACGGGTGCACTTGCTATGTTACGCATTTTCCGTGTCTGAACTGTACAAAATCGCTGATTCAGGCGGGCGTATCGAAGATATATTACGGAATTGGCTATCGCATGGATCCCTATGCGGTCGAATTGCTGCAACGCAACCGGATTCCCTTTGAAGAAATCGAGGATATTGATGTCAATTGATGAACAAATTGCCCGTCGACGCACCCATCGTCTGCGCAGAAAACGTCGGCGGCGTCTGATTTCTATCGGCAGTGTGGCGGGCGTCGCGTTGCTCGTCGCCGCACTCGTATTTCTGCATAAGCCACCTGCGGACCCGGCGAAAAGCGCCGGTTCGGCGACGTCCGAAACCTCCACCGAGCGACCGCCGCAAGAGACGCAGGATGCCGTTGCGGAAAATTCGTCGCCCGAAACTGTCGTCTCGGACAATACCGAATCGACCGTCTCGGAGAGCGTTCCCACCGGCGAATCGTCCGCACAGGAAGAAGTCTCCGCCGCTTCCGAAGCGGAATCCTCGGCGGAGAATACGGCGCCGGAATGGCAAACCATCAAAAAAAATCACTTGCCACAGGCGGATGCATACACGTATTCGGCGGAAGCGGTCCGCGAAGCCATGTTCGGCGGTACTCCGCTGACGGACGGCAAGGTTGCCTTTTTAACATACGACGACGGTCCCTCGACGGAATCCACAGCGGCACTGCTGGATGCCTTAAAAGAGGCCGGCGTACCCGCCACCTTCTTTATGCTGGGACAAAGCATCAACGAAGAAACGCGCCCCTTGCTGGAGCGCACGCTGGCAGAAGGCCACGGTTTGGCACTGCACTCCTATGATCACCAATATCACGCTCTGTATCCCGATCGCATCGCCGATCCCGCCGAAGTGGGACGCCAAGCGGCTGCGGCACGCGACGCGCTGCGTGCGCTCTTCCCTGCGATGGAGCCGCGCCTGTGGCGCTATCCGGGCGGCCATATGTCCTGGAACAATATCGAGGCGGCGGACGCCGCATTGGCGGAGCTGGGCATTCGCTGGATCGATTGGAATTCCACGAACGGCGATGCTGAAGCGCCAGCGCAACAACCGACAGACAGCGCCGGACAACTGTCCTT
This genomic window contains:
- a CDS encoding cytidine/deoxycytidylate deaminase family protein — translated: MTRKSWNDYFMQLARTVAERGTCDRAYVGCVLVNEDHRIISTGYNGSIAGNPHCDEVGHTMRDGHCIATIHAEMNALLYCARRGIAVNGCTCYVTHFPCLNCTKSLIQAGVSKIYYGIGYRMDPYAVELLQRNRIPFEEIEDIDVN
- a CDS encoding polysaccharide deacetylase family protein is translated as MSIDEQIARRRTHRLRRKRRRRLISIGSVAGVALLVAALVFLHKPPADPAKSAGSATSETSTERPPQETQDAVAENSSPETVVSDNTESTVSESVPTGESSAQEEVSAASEAESSAENTAPEWQTIKKNHLPQADAYTYSAEAVREAMFGGTPLTDGKVAFLTYDDGPSTESTAALLDALKEAGVPATFFMLGQSINEETRPLLERTLAEGHGLALHSYDHQYHALYPDRIADPAEVGRQAAAARDALRALFPAMEPRLWRYPGGHMSWNNIEAADAALAELGIRWIDWNSTNGDAEAPAQQPTDSAGQLSFIHSGWEAYGSPSTMVILMHDRPEKEVTRASVQAIVQALRDEGFTFGIIE